In a genomic window of Flavobacterium lipolyticum:
- the purD gene encoding phosphoribosylamine--glycine ligase — protein MTILLLGSGGREHAFAWKMTQSPLCEKLFVAPGNAGTSAIATNVAMSPTDFDAIKAFVIQENVKMVVVGPEDPLVKGIYDYFKNDESLQHIPVIGPSKLGAQLEGSKEFAKEFLMKHNIPTAAYDSFTAETVENGCAFLETLQPPYVLKADGLAAGKGVLIIQDLEEAKTELRNMLVHEKFGAASSKVVIEEFLDGIELSCFVLTDGKSYKILPTAKDYKRIGEGDTGLNTGGMGAVSPVPYVDAVLMEKIETRIVKPTIEGFQKDGIEYKGFVFIGLINVKNEPIVIEYNVRMGDPETEVVVPRLESDLVELFLSVANQKLDTFELKVDPRSATTIMVVSGGYPEEFEKGKVISGLENIEDSIVFHAGTKLENDSIVSNGGRVLTVTSYGDDFQQAIKKSYQNIDKLSFDKMYFRKDIGFDLL, from the coding sequence ATGACAATTTTACTATTGGGATCGGGCGGAAGAGAACATGCTTTTGCCTGGAAAATGACTCAGAGTCCGCTTTGCGAAAAACTTTTTGTTGCACCTGGAAATGCTGGAACGTCGGCAATTGCTACAAATGTTGCAATGTCTCCAACAGATTTTGATGCAATCAAAGCATTTGTAATTCAGGAGAATGTAAAAATGGTAGTCGTAGGCCCGGAAGATCCTTTGGTTAAAGGGATTTACGATTATTTTAAAAACGATGAGAGCTTACAACATATTCCGGTTATTGGGCCATCAAAATTGGGAGCTCAGTTAGAAGGAAGTAAAGAGTTTGCTAAAGAGTTTTTAATGAAACATAATATTCCAACTGCTGCTTACGACAGTTTTACGGCTGAAACGGTAGAGAACGGATGTGCTTTTTTAGAAACATTACAACCTCCATACGTTTTAAAGGCTGATGGTTTGGCTGCAGGAAAGGGAGTTTTGATTATTCAGGATTTAGAAGAAGCTAAAACAGAATTGAGAAACATGCTGGTTCACGAAAAATTCGGAGCAGCGAGTTCAAAAGTGGTAATCGAAGAATTTTTGGACGGAATTGAATTAAGCTGTTTTGTTTTGACTGATGGGAAAAGCTATAAAATCCTTCCAACAGCAAAAGATTACAAACGTATTGGTGAAGGCGATACAGGTTTAAATACAGGTGGAATGGGAGCTGTTTCTCCGGTTCCTTATGTTGACGCTGTTTTGATGGAAAAAATTGAAACACGTATCGTAAAACCAACTATCGAAGGATTTCAGAAGGATGGAATTGAGTATAAAGGATTCGTATTTATTGGTTTGATCAATGTAAAAAATGAACCGATTGTAATTGAGTACAACGTAAGAATGGGAGATCCTGAGACTGAAGTGGTAGTACCGAGATTAGAATCTGATTTAGTGGAATTGTTTCTTTCGGTAGCCAATCAAAAATTAGATACATTCGAATTAAAAGTTGATCCAAGAAGTGCAACTACCATTATGGTGGTTTCTGGTGGATATCCTGAAGAATTTGAAAAAGGAAAAGTAATTAGCGGTTTAGAAAATATTGAAGATTCTATTGTTTTTCATGCAGGTACAAAATTAGAAAACGATAGTATCGTGAGTAATGGAGGACGAGTATTAACGGTAACTTCTTATGGAGACGATTTCCAACAGGCCATAAAAAAATCTTATCAAAACATAGATAAACTAAGCTTTGATAAGATGTATTTTAGAAAAGATATCGGCTTCGACTTACTTTAA
- a CDS encoding DUF6341 family protein, with protein MTAFFEGIQYLFVNILFAPLDFLRRLELVTWFGANTINWIFMIICSCAIVYWIKQLRIFDDAGTENQDTTAHSFLK; from the coding sequence ATGACAGCTTTTTTTGAAGGAATACAGTACTTATTCGTTAACATTTTATTCGCACCGCTTGATTTTTTACGTCGTTTGGAACTTGTTACATGGTTTGGTGCTAATACTATCAACTGGATTTTTATGATCATCTGTTCATGCGCAATCGTTTATTGGATTAAACAATTACGCATTTTTGATGATGCCGGAACAGAAAACCAAGATACTACGGCTCACTCTTTTTTAAAGTAA
- a CDS encoding DUF6427 family protein produces the protein MITSVFKKSTPLNYSLVVILILVFFFLFQIQEPSWITSYFLAFQKVSLLCFILASFFLINFIVKKNGLSKDNGYAIFFYLLFLLFFPTIFNNSNVIYGNFFILLALRRLISLQSLKASKEKIFDASFWILIASLFQFWCILFLILVFISIVFHVSRDYRNWILPFIALVAVSIIFLLVSLIFHIDITDFFQERAVIDFNIDYFKSNYENGALSIYVAVALFFVVSMLTTLSNRPQIVHSSYKKVVACFFIAAFVYILSPDKSNDLLFFSVAPLTIMAASHVEYMQQKLNNEIVFYVLILCSLFTFFSQL, from the coding sequence ATGATAACAAGTGTTTTTAAAAAATCTACACCATTAAATTATTCATTGGTCGTAATTTTAATACTGGTTTTCTTTTTTTTGTTTCAAATTCAGGAACCTTCCTGGATAACATCTTATTTTTTGGCATTCCAAAAAGTGAGCTTGTTGTGCTTTATTTTGGCCTCATTTTTCCTGATAAATTTTATCGTAAAAAAGAACGGACTCAGTAAAGACAATGGATACGCGATATTTTTTTACTTATTGTTTCTATTGTTTTTCCCCACAATATTCAACAATTCCAATGTAATATATGGTAACTTTTTTATACTTCTGGCACTTCGAAGATTGATTTCGCTACAGTCGTTGAAAGCTTCTAAAGAAAAAATATTTGATGCATCATTTTGGATTTTAATAGCTTCTTTGTTTCAATTTTGGTGTATTCTTTTCCTGATTTTAGTTTTTATCTCGATAGTTTTCCATGTTTCCAGAGATTATAGAAACTGGATTTTACCTTTTATAGCACTTGTGGCAGTGTCCATAATCTTTTTATTGGTCTCTTTAATTTTCCATATCGACATCACAGATTTTTTTCAGGAACGTGCCGTAATCGATTTTAATATTGATTATTTTAAGAGCAATTATGAAAATGGAGCACTTTCAATCTATGTGGCCGTAGCCTTATTTTTTGTAGTTTCGATGCTGACCACATTATCAAATCGACCACAAATAGTGCATTCTTCATACAAAAAAGTAGTAGCTTGTTTCTTTATTGCAGCCTTTGTTTATATTCTATCGCCGGATAAAAGTAACGATTTGCTCTTTTTTAGTGTTGCGCCTTTGACGATCATGGCAGCAAGTCATGTAGAGTATATGCAGCAAAAACTCAATAACGAAATTGTTTTTTATGTATTGATTTTGTGCAGTTTATTTACATTTTTTTCTCAATTATAA
- the upp gene encoding uracil phosphoribosyltransferase, with translation MKIHYISKNNSVLNHFLGQIRNVNVQNDSMRFRRNIERIGEIMAYELSKDLAYKNVEIQTPLGIKNTTEIESDLVLCSILRAGLPLHNGFLNYFDHAENSFVSACRYHPNNDAEFEIRVEYQAVSNINDKTVLLLDPMLATGQSIVAVHEKLIQNATPKEIHIVVVIAAPEGVAFLEENLPENCHLWVASLDEKLNEKNYIVPGLGDAGDLAYGSKL, from the coding sequence ATGAAAATTCATTATATCTCCAAAAATAACAGCGTATTAAATCACTTTTTAGGCCAAATCAGAAATGTTAATGTTCAGAACGACAGCATGCGTTTCCGAAGAAATATTGAACGAATTGGCGAAATTATGGCTTATGAACTGAGTAAGGATCTGGCTTATAAAAATGTTGAAATTCAAACTCCGCTTGGCATTAAAAATACGACTGAAATAGAGAGTGATTTAGTTTTATGTTCCATTTTAAGAGCTGGTTTACCGTTGCATAACGGTTTTTTAAATTACTTTGACCATGCGGAGAATAGTTTTGTTTCGGCTTGCCGATACCATCCAAATAACGATGCCGAATTCGAAATTCGGGTTGAATACCAAGCTGTTTCAAACATAAACGACAAGACTGTTTTACTTCTTGATCCAATGTTGGCAACGGGTCAGTCGATTGTTGCTGTTCACGAAAAGCTAATTCAAAATGCCACTCCAAAAGAGATTCATATTGTTGTAGTTATTGCTGCGCCAGAAGGTGTTGCTTTTCTGGAAGAAAATCTTCCGGAAAACTGTCATTTATGGGTCGCTTCTTTAGACGAAAAGCTAAATGAAAAAAATTATATCGTTCCGGGTCTTGGCGATGCCGGAGATCTTGCTTATGGAAGTAAATTATAA
- a CDS encoding DUF4254 domain-containing protein, with amino-acid sequence MFSKLAYSVFEQSIKDYHQFDNVDQPINNPYPKDKFEHLLYLKNWIDTVQWHFEDIIRDPQIDPVAALTLKRRIDASNQERTDMVEYIDSYFLQKYSDVKVKDGAKINSESPAWAFDRLSILALKIYHMHEEATRAEASQEHRDKCQEKLNVLLEQRSDLSTAIDDLLTDIENGDKFMKVYKQMKMYNDDELNPVLYQNKK; translated from the coding sequence ATGTTTTCAAAATTAGCATATTCTGTTTTCGAACAAAGCATCAAAGATTATCACCAATTTGATAATGTTGATCAACCTATAAACAATCCTTACCCAAAGGATAAGTTTGAGCATTTATTGTATTTAAAAAACTGGATTGACACTGTTCAATGGCATTTTGAGGATATTATCCGTGATCCGCAAATTGATCCGGTAGCGGCTTTGACTCTGAAAAGAAGAATTGATGCCTCAAACCAGGAACGTACAGATATGGTGGAATACATTGACAGCTACTTTTTGCAAAAATACAGCGATGTAAAAGTAAAAGATGGTGCAAAAATCAATTCCGAAAGTCCTGCTTGGGCTTTTGATAGATTGTCTATTTTAGCGTTAAAAATTTATCACATGCATGAAGAAGCTACTCGTGCTGAAGCTTCACAAGAGCACAGAGATAAATGTCAGGAGAAATTAAATGTACTTTTAGAACAAAGAAGTGACTTATCGACTGCAATTGATGATTTATTGACTGACATTGAAAATGGAGATAAATTCATGAAAGTGTACAAACAAATGAAAATGTACAATGACGATGAATTGAATCCTGTTTTATATCAAAATAAAAAATAA
- a CDS encoding glycosyltransferase family 9 protein, translating to MRLSAMGDVAMTVPVLRTFVKQYPTVKITVISRPFFKPFFEGIPNLEFFAFDEKQRHKGFAGLLRLYSDVKKLKIDAFADLHNVLRSKIVSLLFALSGKKRATVDKGREGKKELTRAENKIFAQLPTMFERHAKVFEKLGFPLDISNPEFPQKAKLSPDILEIIGDQNQKLIGIAPFAQYNSKVYPQDLMQEVIAKLAENKTYTILLFGGGKKEIEILDSFAQSFENVVNVAGKIKFQQELQLISNLDVMLSMDSGNAHIAAMLGVKVITLWGATHPYAGFLPFGQTMENALISDRNQYPKLPTSVYGNKIVEGYEDAMRSISPKDIVKKIQLSI from the coding sequence ATGAGACTATCCGCAATGGGAGATGTAGCCATGACGGTTCCTGTTTTACGCACTTTTGTGAAGCAGTATCCAACGGTTAAAATCACCGTTATTTCACGACCGTTTTTTAAACCATTTTTTGAAGGAATCCCGAATCTTGAGTTTTTTGCTTTTGATGAAAAGCAGCGTCACAAAGGATTTGCAGGGCTACTTAGATTATACAGTGATGTAAAAAAACTCAAAATCGATGCTTTTGCAGACCTTCATAATGTTCTGAGATCCAAAATTGTAAGTCTCCTTTTTGCTTTAAGCGGAAAAAAAAGAGCCACAGTGGACAAAGGACGTGAAGGTAAAAAAGAATTAACCCGTGCCGAGAATAAAATTTTTGCACAATTGCCAACCATGTTTGAAAGGCATGCAAAAGTATTTGAAAAACTTGGTTTTCCTTTAGACATATCAAATCCTGAATTCCCGCAAAAAGCAAAATTAAGCCCGGATATTTTAGAAATTATTGGCGATCAAAACCAAAAATTAATTGGGATTGCACCCTTCGCACAATACAATTCCAAAGTATATCCACAAGATTTAATGCAGGAAGTAATTGCAAAATTGGCGGAAAATAAAACGTATACCATTTTACTTTTTGGTGGAGGAAAGAAAGAAATTGAAATCCTGGATTCGTTTGCACAATCCTTTGAAAATGTAGTTAATGTGGCTGGAAAAATTAAATTTCAACAGGAATTACAACTCATTAGTAATTTAGACGTAATGCTTTCTATGGATTCCGGAAATGCACATATTGCGGCAATGCTGGGAGTAAAAGTCATTACACTTTGGGGTGCTACACATCCGTATGCGGGATTTTTACCATTCGGACAAACAATGGAAAATGCTTTGATTTCAGACAGAAATCAATATCCTAAATTACCAACATCTGTTTATGGAAACAAAATCGTTGAAGGTTATGAAGACGCTATGAGATCGATTTCGCCCAAAGATATAGTCAAGAAGATTCAATTAAGCATATAA
- a CDS encoding ferredoxin--NADP reductase: MPSFLKLIIKEVKRETADAVSVLFNVPEELKSDYKFIAGQYINLKLTLDNQEIRRAYSICSAPESSELRIAVKAVKNGLFSQFANTKLKAGDVLEVGHPEGKFTFEPDAERQKNYAAFVAGSGITPVLSIIKSVLKSEPKSSFVLVYGNKTPEDTIFHQELHDLQLQYVGRFFIHYVFSQAKAENALFGRIDKSAVNFVLNNKHKELQFDKFFLCGPEEMIDTVSAILKEKNVKESAIKFELFTSSTQENKINTSLEGHTKITVLVDDDEVTFEMSQKQTILDAALKQGIDAPYSCQGGICSSCLARVTSGSAEMTKNSILTDSEIAEGLILTCQAHPTSESIYVDYDDV; this comes from the coding sequence ATGCCTTCATTCTTAAAACTAATAATTAAAGAGGTAAAACGCGAAACTGCCGATGCTGTTTCTGTACTTTTTAATGTTCCCGAAGAACTAAAATCAGACTATAAATTTATAGCCGGACAATACATAAATTTAAAACTAACTCTTGATAACCAAGAGATTCGTCGTGCTTATTCTATTTGTTCTGCACCGGAAAGCAGCGAATTACGCATTGCTGTAAAAGCAGTAAAAAATGGTTTGTTTTCTCAATTTGCCAATACGAAACTTAAGGCTGGAGATGTTCTTGAAGTAGGTCATCCGGAAGGAAAATTTACTTTTGAGCCAGATGCTGAAAGACAAAAAAACTATGCGGCTTTTGTGGCCGGAAGCGGAATTACTCCGGTACTTTCTATTATTAAATCGGTTTTAAAAAGTGAGCCAAAAAGTTCATTTGTATTGGTTTATGGAAACAAAACTCCTGAAGATACTATTTTCCATCAGGAACTACACGATTTACAATTACAGTATGTAGGCCGTTTTTTCATCCATTATGTTTTTAGTCAGGCTAAGGCTGAAAATGCTTTGTTTGGAAGAATTGATAAATCGGCAGTAAATTTTGTACTGAATAACAAACACAAAGAATTACAATTTGACAAATTTTTCTTGTGTGGTCCTGAAGAAATGATCGATACGGTTTCGGCAATTTTAAAGGAAAAGAATGTAAAAGAATCCGCAATTAAATTTGAACTTTTTACTTCTTCTACTCAGGAAAATAAAATCAATACTTCCTTAGAAGGGCATACAAAAATTACGGTTTTGGTTGATGATGACGAAGTTACATTCGAAATGTCTCAAAAGCAAACCATCCTTGATGCCGCTTTAAAACAAGGAATCGACGCGCCATACTCTTGTCAGGGAGGAATTTGCAGCAGCTGTCTGGCTCGTGTAACTTCCGGAAGTGCTGAAATGACTAAAAACTCGATTTTAACGGATAGCGAAATTGCTGAAGGTTTAATTTTAACCTGCCAGGCACATCCTACTTCAGAGTCTATTTATGTAGATTATGATGATGTTTAA
- a CDS encoding DUF5687 family protein, translating into MIKKFIYLEWKAFVRSASFGTSVVMKVLLGFLMVYFSLLFVGAGIGAFYILKKMKLEPLVTINQFLIYYFLFDLVVRLLMQAIPVLNIKPLLILPFRKSTIVHFSLGKTALSFFNWVHALFFIPFSIVLVLEGYDLLGVIFWFLAAFSLIYINNFLNIILSNIDKLFVVFVGAIIALGAAQYYKLFDITSFTTPIFQGFYATKGLFLIPALILIGLYLFTFKYFKNNLFLDAGLSQKEDIATTENLSWLNQFGTLGTFLKNDIKLIKRNKRSKTTLVMSFIFLFYGLIFFGNKQQPEVMTIFAGIFVSGGFLFVFGQFVPSWDSSYYQLMMTQNIPYRGYITSKWWLIVIATFISTILASFYLFFGWQIYLTVVVGAIYNIGVNSHLVLLGGAFTKTPIDLSSAGGAFGDKKAFNVNAMLLTLPKILVPLGLYGIGLYLGNKTIGLALVAGAGVLGFAFKEKVFSLIEKRYKIEKYSTISAYKQKN; encoded by the coding sequence ATGATTAAAAAGTTTATTTATCTGGAATGGAAAGCCTTTGTTAGATCTGCATCATTTGGCACAAGTGTCGTGATGAAAGTTTTATTAGGTTTTTTAATGGTCTATTTTTCCTTGCTTTTTGTTGGAGCTGGAATAGGAGCATTCTATATTTTAAAAAAAATGAAACTGGAGCCTCTGGTGACAATCAACCAATTTTTGATTTATTATTTTCTTTTCGATCTGGTAGTTCGTTTATTGATGCAGGCAATTCCGGTTTTGAATATTAAACCATTATTGATTCTACCGTTCAGAAAATCGACCATTGTTCATTTTTCATTAGGCAAAACAGCATTGTCTTTTTTCAATTGGGTTCATGCACTGTTTTTTATTCCTTTTTCAATAGTGTTAGTTTTAGAAGGGTATGATCTTTTGGGAGTTATCTTCTGGTTTTTAGCGGCATTCTCCTTAATTTATATCAACAATTTTTTGAATATTATTCTAAGTAATATCGACAAGTTGTTTGTCGTTTTTGTTGGAGCAATTATCGCTTTAGGAGCCGCTCAGTATTATAAACTCTTTGATATTACCAGTTTTACAACGCCAATTTTCCAAGGTTTTTATGCAACAAAAGGATTGTTTTTGATTCCTGCTTTGATTCTGATAGGACTCTATCTGTTTACCTTCAAATATTTCAAGAATAATTTGTTTTTAGATGCAGGACTTTCGCAAAAAGAAGATATCGCTACCACTGAAAACCTTTCGTGGCTGAATCAATTCGGGACTTTAGGAACCTTTCTTAAAAACGATATCAAATTGATTAAGAGAAACAAAAGATCAAAAACGACTCTGGTAATGAGTTTTATCTTTTTGTTTTACGGACTTATCTTTTTCGGAAACAAACAACAGCCCGAGGTGATGACCATCTTTGCCGGAATATTTGTTTCTGGTGGATTCTTATTTGTCTTCGGACAATTTGTACCGAGTTGGGATAGTTCGTATTACCAATTAATGATGACGCAGAATATTCCGTATCGCGGATACATAACGTCAAAATGGTGGCTGATTGTTATTGCTACTTTCATCTCTACAATACTGGCGTCTTTTTATCTTTTCTTTGGATGGCAAATTTATTTAACGGTTGTTGTTGGAGCAATTTACAATATAGGAGTCAATTCGCATCTGGTACTTTTGGGCGGTGCTTTTACAAAAACGCCAATTGATTTGAGTTCGGCGGGAGGGGCCTTTGGAGATAAAAAAGCGTTTAATGTTAATGCAATGCTACTGACATTACCAAAGATATTAGTGCCTTTAGGACTTTATGGAATCGGATTGTATTTAGGGAATAAAACCATAGGATTAGCACTTGTAGCCGGTGCCGGAGTTTTAGGTTTTGCTTTTAAAGAAAAAGTATTTTCACTGATCGAAAAAAGATATAAAATAGAGAAGTACAGCACTATAAGCGCTTATAAACAAAAAAACTAA
- a CDS encoding ABC transporter ATP-binding protein: MIQVNQLSKKYNDTTVLNINNLEIPKGQSFGLVGNNGAGKTTFFSLLLDLIQPSTGNIVNNNIQVNANEHWKSFTGSFLDESFLIGYLTPEEYFYFIGDLRHQNKADIDALLQQHEEFFNGEILNNKKYLRDLSKGNQKKVGIIATLIGNPEVVILDEPFANLDPTTVSRLKKIIKDLADNPNVTVLVSSHDLQHTVEVCDRIVALNKGEIVKDIQTSKETLQELELFFAV, from the coding sequence ATGATACAAGTAAACCAACTTTCAAAAAAATATAACGATACAACAGTTTTAAACATAAACAATCTTGAAATTCCAAAAGGGCAGAGCTTCGGATTAGTAGGAAATAACGGGGCAGGAAAAACCACTTTTTTCAGCTTGTTACTCGATTTGATTCAGCCTTCAACCGGAAATATAGTAAACAACAATATTCAGGTGAATGCAAACGAGCACTGGAAATCCTTCACAGGATCTTTTCTCGATGAAAGTTTTTTGATTGGGTATTTAACTCCTGAGGAATATTTTTATTTTATTGGGGATTTACGTCACCAGAACAAAGCCGATATTGATGCCTTATTACAGCAGCATGAAGAGTTTTTTAACGGAGAAATCCTGAACAACAAAAAATATTTGAGAGATTTATCTAAGGGAAATCAGAAGAAAGTAGGTATCATTGCTACACTTATCGGTAACCCTGAAGTTGTTATTTTAGATGAACCTTTTGCAAATCTGGATCCGACAACGGTAAGCCGATTAAAAAAGATTATTAAAGATTTGGCAGATAATCCAAACGTTACTGTGCTGGTTTCCAGTCATGATTTGCAGCATACCGTAGAGGTTTGTGACCGAATAGTAGCCTTAAATAAAGGAGAAATTGTAAAAGATATTCAAACTTCAAAAGAAACCTTACAAGAACTGGAGTTGTTTTTTGCAGTATAA